The bacterium genome includes the window TTGTAACGAGTTGTCAGTCATAAGGCGGTCGAGCGTCGGTTTGATCATTTCTGGCGGCAATTCACCATCCAGCAATGCCGATACGTTCGCTTCCCAATCTTCCTGACTTTCCATTTCTTCCTCCCCGGAAAATCGCTGCAGCGGTTTCCGATACTATTCGGCAAGCGCGGCGATTGCCTGCTTGCGCGCCCGGTATACGTTGATTTTTACTTGGGCCGGGCTCCATCCCGTGTTGTCGGCGATTTCAGCATAACTCATTTGTTGGAGTATGCCCAATTCAAAGGCTTTGCGGTGCGACGGGGACATCTCTCTCATCACGGTTGCGATCCGGTCCTGCAACATTTGATGGGAGGCGTGTTCCTCCGGCGAAGGCGCCGATTCAGCCATCGATTCGTACTGCATTTCTCCCCCTTCCCCAAGGGTCGAAACGGCTACCGGACGGGTTCTCCGGTAATGGGATTTCATTAAGTTCGCGGCGATCTGAAACAGGTACGATTTTACCCGGCTGGCATCGCGTAACGGGTTCCCCGATCGGATGGCCGCGACGAATGTTTCTTGTAACAGGTCTTCGGCATCGGATGTATCGTGGATTCGGCTCCGCAGAAACGCCAAAATGGCGGGCCCGTGCTCTTCATAAGCCGATTTCCAGAGTAGTGTAGCTTCCATGCCATGTTCCATAGTGTTTGTACCAGTACGATTGTTAGAGATACATCCCTTGGCTTTGGTTACAATGTTAGTGTTCCCGCTCCAAACTGGTAGCCGAAGGCTTTAGCCTACAAATCTTAAAAATTGGTAACAACGCGGGCTAAAGCCTACGACTACCTTTTGCGGGAGAGTTACATACAAAGATAAAGAATCCTTTTTGACTCTGAGTGTAAACGCAGGTCAAATCGAAAAATCGTTTACCAACATCAATTCACCTTGCATATCTGTGTG containing:
- a CDS encoding sigma-70 family RNA polymerase sigma factor, translated to MEATLLWKSAYEEHGPAILAFLRSRIHDTSDAEDLLQETFVAAIRSGNPLRDASRVKSYLFQIAANLMKSHYRRTRPVAVSTLGEGGEMQYESMAESAPSPEEHASHQMLQDRIATVMREMSPSHRKAFELGILQQMSYAEIADNTGWSPAQVKINVYRARKQAIAALAE